One genomic region from Marinobacter szutsaonensis encodes:
- a CDS encoding DUF503 domain-containing protein, whose product MSEALRKLLKESNRQQPVITPHVGVMTLHFQLYGCEDLKAKRKVFTALRAVWGKEPDLAVAETADQEALDCATWTVAALGTSSQQISQRLDMVEKAIQDRIDAAILEVQREIL is encoded by the coding sequence ATGTCAGAAGCACTCCGAAAACTGCTCAAAGAGAGCAACCGCCAACAGCCCGTCATCACCCCCCACGTAGGCGTGATGACGTTGCACTTCCAGCTCTACGGCTGCGAAGATCTCAAGGCCAAACGCAAGGTGTTTACCGCCCTCCGTGCCGTCTGGGGCAAAGAACCCGACCTTGCGGTAGCCGAAACCGCCGACCAGGAGGCCCTGGACTGCGCCACCTGGACCGTCGCCGCCCTGGGCACCTCCTCCCAGCAGATCAGCCAGCGCCTGGACATGGTCGAAAAAGCCATCCAGGACCGCATAGATGCTGCCATACTGGAAGTGCAGCGCGAAATTCTCTGA
- the panP gene encoding pyridoxal-dependent aspartate 1-decarboxylase PanP produces the protein MTGKKKSAQASVEAMYRVFTVPEAPESTLSRIDQDISRNLAGFLQEHIVAVERDLSEVEKDFSEYNIPEKPVFVSEQAQFLLDKLVANSVHTASPAFIGHMTSALPYFMLPLSKIMIALNQNLVKTETSKAFTPMERQVLGMIHRLVYQEDGSFYRKWMHDPRHTLGVMCSGGTIANLTALWVARNRAFPAEGSFRGLHQEGLFRALKYYGYEGAAILVSRRGHYSLRKAADVLGLGRDALVPVDTDDENRIQPDALRDKCLELQKQKIKVMAICGVAGTTETGNVDPLDAVADIAREFGAHFHVDAAWGGPTLFSRTYKTLMRGIEKADSVTFDAHKQLYVPMGAGLVVFKDPTLPTAVEHHAQYIIRKGSRDLGSTTLEGSRPGMSMLIHSGLKILGREGYEILIDQGIEKAHTFADMINAEPDFELVTKPELNILTYRYCPEDVQQALAVADELQAEKLNTCLNRITKFIQKTQRERGKAFVSRTRLEPARYYHFPCIVFRVVLANPLTTKEILADILKEQRELSKEEGISDEMTILHQMADAVLKQHEPSARQA, from the coding sequence ATGACCGGAAAGAAAAAATCCGCCCAGGCCTCGGTCGAGGCGATGTACCGTGTATTCACTGTGCCTGAGGCACCGGAATCCACCCTCAGCCGTATCGACCAGGACATCTCCCGCAACCTTGCAGGCTTCCTGCAGGAGCATATCGTTGCGGTCGAGCGGGACCTCTCGGAAGTCGAGAAAGACTTCTCCGAGTACAACATCCCGGAGAAACCCGTGTTCGTGTCCGAGCAGGCCCAGTTCCTGCTGGACAAGCTCGTGGCCAACTCCGTGCATACTGCGTCCCCGGCGTTCATCGGGCACATGACTTCGGCGTTGCCGTACTTCATGCTGCCGCTGTCCAAGATCATGATCGCCCTGAACCAGAACCTGGTGAAGACCGAAACCTCCAAGGCCTTTACGCCCATGGAGCGCCAGGTGCTGGGCATGATTCATCGACTGGTGTACCAGGAGGATGGTTCCTTCTACCGCAAGTGGATGCACGACCCCCGCCACACCCTGGGCGTCATGTGCTCCGGCGGCACCATTGCCAACCTGACCGCCCTGTGGGTCGCCCGCAACCGCGCCTTCCCGGCGGAGGGCAGCTTCCGTGGTCTGCATCAGGAAGGCCTGTTCCGGGCCTTGAAATACTATGGGTATGAAGGTGCTGCCATCCTGGTGTCCCGCCGCGGCCACTACTCCCTGCGCAAGGCCGCCGACGTACTCGGCCTCGGCCGTGATGCCCTGGTGCCGGTGGACACCGACGATGAGAACCGTATCCAGCCGGATGCCCTGCGGGACAAGTGCCTGGAATTGCAGAAGCAGAAGATCAAGGTCATGGCCATTTGCGGCGTGGCCGGCACCACCGAAACCGGCAACGTGGACCCGCTGGACGCGGTGGCCGACATTGCCCGGGAATTCGGCGCCCACTTCCACGTAGATGCCGCCTGGGGCGGGCCAACCCTGTTTTCCCGTACCTACAAGACCCTGATGCGCGGCATCGAGAAGGCGGATTCCGTCACCTTCGATGCCCACAAACAGCTGTACGTGCCGATGGGCGCCGGCCTGGTGGTGTTCAAGGACCCCACCCTGCCAACCGCGGTGGAACATCACGCCCAGTACATCATCCGTAAGGGCTCCCGGGACCTGGGCAGCACCACCCTGGAAGGCTCCCGCCCGGGCATGTCCATGCTGATCCATTCCGGCCTGAAGATCCTCGGCCGCGAGGGCTACGAGATCCTGATCGACCAGGGTATCGAGAAAGCCCACACCTTTGCCGACATGATCAACGCGGAGCCGGATTTCGAGCTGGTCACCAAGCCGGAACTGAACATCCTCACCTACCGCTACTGCCCGGAGGACGTGCAGCAAGCGCTTGCGGTGGCGGATGAGCTACAGGCGGAAAAGCTGAACACCTGTCTGAACCGGATCACCAAGTTCATCCAGAAAACCCAGCGGGAGCGGGGCAAGGCGTTCGTCTCCCGGACCCGGCTGGAGCCGGCCCGTTACTACCACTTCCCGTGCATCGTTTTCCGGGTGGTGCTGGCCAACCCGCTGACTACAAAGGAAATCCTGGCGGACATTCTGAAGGAACAGCGTGAGCTGTCGAAAGAAGAAGGGATCTCTGACGAGATGACCATCCTGCACCAGATGGCCGACGCAGTACTCAAGCAGCACGAGCCCAGCGCACGACAGGCCTGA
- a CDS encoding inorganic phosphate transporter, with translation MARSTGFLDTVLTSPSTERYRVGISLLFLLGIWLTVGSFSDGMPGSMLLMAAAVIGGYMAINIGANDVANNVGPAVGSGALSLGAAVLIAAVFEAGGALIAGGNVVSTIKGGIIDPSTLDDGRAFIWLMTAALLAGALWLNLATWMGAPVSTTHSIVGGVLGAGIAAGGWGIADWAVMGKIAASWVISPVLGGALAALFLFAIKKTVLYRQDVVPAARTFVPWLVAIMAWAFGTYLMVKGVKKIIKVDFLEASLVGLVAAAVVFVIVRTLVGRKASTMENSSAGVNTLFTWPLIFAAALLSFAHGANDVANAIGPLAAINDALSAGTVIASASIPLWVMMVGALGIAVGLMLFGPRLIKTVGSEITELDKTRAFCIALSAALTVILASQLGLPVSSTHIAIGGVFGVGFLREYLKRNYATQLHKIIEHHDPEEQERLKPFLDDFRNASVEEMESLLKQAKKQKQQVPLSKSERKRLKKIYKEEMVKRSHLVRIAAAWIITVPASAIMAAILFFTLRGLLI, from the coding sequence ATGGCCCGTTCAACCGGATTCCTGGATACCGTCCTCACCAGCCCTTCCACGGAAAGATACAGGGTCGGAATCAGCCTGCTGTTCCTTCTCGGCATCTGGCTGACTGTTGGTTCTTTCAGCGATGGAATGCCCGGCAGCATGCTGTTGATGGCTGCGGCCGTCATCGGTGGTTACATGGCGATCAACATTGGTGCCAACGATGTCGCCAACAACGTGGGCCCTGCGGTGGGGTCCGGCGCGCTGTCCCTGGGGGCGGCGGTCCTGATAGCGGCAGTATTCGAGGCTGGCGGGGCACTGATTGCCGGGGGTAATGTGGTGTCCACCATCAAGGGCGGCATCATCGATCCGTCCACGCTGGACGATGGCCGGGCCTTTATCTGGCTGATGACGGCGGCACTGCTGGCCGGTGCCCTGTGGCTGAATCTGGCCACCTGGATGGGCGCTCCGGTATCCACCACTCATTCCATCGTCGGTGGGGTCCTGGGTGCCGGTATTGCCGCCGGTGGGTGGGGCATTGCCGACTGGGCGGTCATGGGCAAGATTGCCGCCAGCTGGGTCATCTCGCCGGTGCTTGGCGGGGCGCTTGCGGCCCTGTTCCTGTTTGCCATCAAGAAAACCGTGCTCTACCGCCAGGACGTGGTGCCGGCGGCACGCACCTTCGTGCCCTGGCTGGTGGCCATCATGGCCTGGGCCTTCGGCACCTACCTGATGGTCAAGGGCGTGAAGAAGATCATCAAGGTCGACTTCCTCGAGGCTTCCCTGGTGGGGCTGGTCGCGGCCGCCGTGGTGTTCGTGATTGTTCGTACCCTCGTCGGCCGCAAGGCCTCCACCATGGAGAACAGCTCCGCCGGGGTAAACACCCTCTTCACCTGGCCGCTGATCTTCGCCGCTGCCCTGCTTAGCTTCGCCCACGGCGCCAACGACGTGGCCAACGCCATCGGTCCGCTGGCGGCGATCAATGATGCCCTGTCCGCGGGCACAGTTATCGCTTCTGCCAGCATTCCTCTATGGGTAATGATGGTCGGTGCCCTGGGCATTGCCGTCGGCCTGATGCTGTTCGGTCCGCGCCTGATCAAGACTGTTGGCAGCGAAATCACCGAACTGGACAAGACCCGCGCCTTCTGTATTGCCCTGTCCGCGGCGCTGACCGTGATCCTGGCTTCCCAGCTGGGTCTGCCGGTCAGCTCCACCCACATCGCCATCGGCGGTGTCTTTGGTGTCGGCTTTTTGCGTGAATACCTGAAGCGCAACTACGCAACCCAGCTGCACAAGATCATCGAGCACCACGACCCGGAGGAGCAGGAGCGCCTCAAACCCTTCCTGGACGATTTCCGCAATGCCTCGGTGGAAGAGATGGAAAGCCTGCTCAAGCAGGCCAAGAAACAGAAGCAGCAGGTGCCGCTGTCCAAGTCCGAGCGCAAGCGCCTCAAGAAGATCTACAAGGAAGAAATGGTCAAGCGCTCACACCTGGTCCGGATCGCCGCTGCCTGGATCATTACTGTTCCAGCCTCTGCCATCATGGCTGCGATCCTGTTCTTCACTCTCCGGGGCTTGTTGATCTGA
- a CDS encoding GGDEF domain-containing protein, whose protein sequence is MNQSQSISHQAAGAREDAQVSRLLTWLSFAAIIFLLGIGLKAWYSGHTLHAWVLWSCSVLVGLNMVYFALSGNGVRQKGGLIVVVGLLFAYLIASGGESNTGPLWFYVFPPLLFFLTSLKAGTVVLLICYLVAAVVFQFPDLPFVTAEYSSDFKIRFFATLTFESIFCFVLEAGRLGARNELLELVVTHEHAARTDELTGLSNRRDMQHRLASEFSRYQRAGHHFSIVLIDLDLFKSINDEYGHDAGDAVLRQFSALLRDVVRQTDVAARWGGEEFLLLLPDTSLLQALTLAERLRAQVAQEPFRFKSHCLPVTISAGVCSIAKAASIDELLKQADLNLYNAKDAGRNRIAPRVRSRGEDHPMGSPA, encoded by the coding sequence ATGAACCAGTCCCAGTCCATCAGCCACCAGGCCGCCGGTGCGCGCGAGGATGCGCAGGTATCGCGGTTGCTGACGTGGCTGTCGTTCGCGGCCATCATTTTCCTGCTGGGTATCGGGCTCAAGGCGTGGTACTCCGGGCATACCCTGCATGCCTGGGTGCTCTGGTCCTGTTCCGTCCTGGTGGGGCTGAACATGGTGTACTTTGCCCTGAGCGGTAACGGGGTGCGCCAGAAAGGCGGCCTGATTGTGGTGGTGGGCCTGCTGTTCGCGTACCTGATCGCCTCCGGCGGCGAGAGCAATACCGGTCCACTGTGGTTCTATGTCTTTCCACCGCTGCTGTTTTTCCTGACCAGCCTGAAAGCCGGCACGGTGGTCCTGCTCATCTGTTACCTGGTGGCCGCGGTCGTGTTCCAGTTCCCCGACCTGCCGTTTGTCACGGCGGAATATTCCAGTGACTTCAAGATCCGCTTCTTTGCCACCCTCACTTTCGAATCCATTTTCTGTTTCGTACTGGAGGCCGGGCGACTCGGGGCCCGCAATGAACTGCTGGAACTCGTGGTGACCCACGAGCACGCCGCCAGGACCGACGAACTGACGGGCCTGTCCAACCGTCGGGACATGCAACACCGGCTGGCCAGCGAGTTTTCACGGTACCAGCGTGCCGGGCACCATTTCTCCATCGTGCTCATCGATCTGGATCTGTTCAAGAGCATCAATGATGAATACGGCCATGACGCCGGCGACGCCGTCCTGCGCCAGTTTTCGGCCCTGCTGCGGGACGTCGTCCGCCAGACCGACGTGGCCGCCCGCTGGGGCGGCGAGGAATTCCTGCTGCTGCTTCCGGACACGTCGCTGCTCCAGGCCCTCACCCTGGCGGAACGATTGCGGGCGCAGGTCGCCCAGGAACCCTTCCGGTTCAAAAGCCACTGCCTGCCGGTCACCATCAGCGCCGGGGTCTGCTCTATCGCCAAGGCGGCCTCCATCGATGAGCTGCTCAAGCAGGCCGATCTCAACCTCTATAACGCCAAGGACGCGGGACGCAACCGGATCGCGCCACGGGTTCGCAGCCGGGGCGAGGACCACCCCATGGGTTCGCCGGCTTGA
- a CDS encoding flavodoxin: protein MTAIRILVGSVYGGALMTAREIRKELEADGHQVTVLENPKLPDITSNDEPLLVCTSTTGQGEIPENLLHFYVDLREQLPQQPGRPFGIIVLGDSSYGDTFCGAGDLMEEALYETAARKVGGTLRIDAMETMEPESEALPWARDWIRQL from the coding sequence ATGACAGCGATCCGAATTCTGGTCGGGAGCGTTTACGGCGGCGCCCTGATGACCGCACGGGAGATCCGGAAGGAGCTCGAGGCCGACGGCCACCAGGTCACCGTGCTGGAGAATCCGAAACTCCCGGACATCACGTCCAACGACGAGCCCTTGCTGGTCTGCACCTCGACCACGGGCCAGGGCGAGATCCCGGAGAACCTGCTGCATTTCTATGTCGACTTGAGAGAGCAGCTGCCGCAGCAACCCGGGCGACCGTTCGGCATCATCGTATTGGGGGACAGCTCCTACGGCGACACCTTTTGCGGAGCCGGCGACCTGATGGAAGAAGCCTTGTACGAGACCGCTGCCCGGAAAGTGGGAGGCACCCTGCGCATCGATGCCATGGAAACCATGGAACCGGAGAGCGAAGCACTGCCCTGGGCCAGGGACTGGATCAGGCAACTCTGA
- a CDS encoding EAL domain-containing protein — protein MRRPVTPNRLFQLLLALIVLSVLAAPSFAADDSVRPAMDVLMTDPDSPATPSQALAMDGWQSLEDPSPNFGYIRKTVWLRFPVPERGDINLLEIGYAHLDHIRFFLLENGEIVSDATAGDRLPFLERPVLYRNFLFRFDHAPEANQQILLEVRTSGAVQVPVHLWHDKDFFESAFFEDLIHAVYYGILITVICFNLFIFIALREKIYLLYVLSTLGYLVIIGSLNGIAYQLLWPANPEIQNRSMVLGIPFAMVFTLWFAHAFLQLRNQSPATARVVSFAIILNAIAAAATFLTDYNTAIRLVVALTIPSCLLLTLLGPQQWLRGNRQAIYYTLAWGALTLGSAVTAANKYGLLPNSFLSVYAMQIGSALQAVLLALAMASRIYQERQDKVLAREAELRALEARRSVELRLMDQALHHPLTGLPNRSSFEMMLNDLIMRHPEKRYGIAVVHLNNLSSVTKTLGHRNTDRILELAALHYNSVAQTIPGAMPVEQTDERNYFLASLDQQSFGFIVDSTLAEAAPRAVVTGLDSLRQSIDYLGMQVPLDPRMGVAIFPDHGSDANTLIRRAIIAEGSERARDRGMAYYKPSRDAYSADRLTMVSELRKALDDQQLALYLQPKQSLTTGQVVGMEALIRWPGRQKTVSPDEIVLLAEQTGLIKPLTRWVLEESLRLRTQLLEQGWDLELSANISPNNLREADFSLYVQRLMNQYDGHRGAVTFEVTETSMMLDPANSLEALNALNAAGIRVSIDDFGSGYSSLSYIKQLPASEIKIDRSLVTDLPSQAEDRVIVQTTIDMCHNLGYQVVAEGVEDQATADLLRDMGCDMIQGYLVTPPLPVDKFLDWLNANGRQPSRKLG, from the coding sequence ATGCGACGACCTGTGACCCCGAACCGCCTGTTCCAGCTGCTGCTCGCCCTGATCGTCCTGTCGGTCCTGGCAGCACCCTCCTTTGCTGCCGATGATAGCGTGCGTCCGGCCATGGACGTCCTGATGACCGACCCGGACTCACCGGCAACCCCGTCGCAGGCCCTGGCGATGGACGGCTGGCAGTCACTGGAGGATCCGAGCCCCAACTTCGGTTATATCCGAAAAACCGTGTGGCTGCGTTTCCCGGTTCCCGAACGGGGCGATATCAATCTGCTGGAAATCGGTTACGCCCATCTGGACCACATCCGTTTCTTCCTGCTGGAAAACGGTGAGATCGTAAGCGACGCAACGGCCGGCGACCGGCTACCCTTCCTCGAACGCCCGGTACTCTATCGCAACTTTCTGTTCCGCTTCGATCATGCGCCTGAAGCCAACCAGCAGATCCTGCTGGAAGTGCGCACCAGTGGAGCTGTGCAGGTCCCGGTGCACCTCTGGCACGACAAGGATTTCTTCGAGAGCGCGTTTTTCGAGGATCTGATCCATGCCGTCTATTACGGCATCCTGATTACCGTCATCTGCTTCAACCTGTTTATCTTCATCGCGCTGCGGGAAAAGATTTACCTGCTGTACGTGCTCTCCACCCTGGGTTATCTGGTGATCATCGGCAGCCTGAATGGCATCGCCTACCAGCTGCTGTGGCCAGCCAATCCGGAGATACAGAACCGGTCCATGGTGTTGGGCATTCCCTTTGCCATGGTCTTCACACTCTGGTTTGCCCATGCGTTTCTCCAGCTGAGGAACCAGAGTCCCGCCACCGCCCGGGTGGTTAGCTTCGCCATTATTCTGAATGCCATCGCGGCGGCAGCCACTTTCCTGACCGACTACAACACCGCGATCCGGCTGGTGGTCGCCCTGACCATACCCAGCTGCCTGCTGCTGACACTGCTCGGCCCGCAGCAATGGCTCAGGGGCAACCGGCAGGCAATTTATTACACCCTGGCCTGGGGTGCGCTGACTCTGGGCAGTGCGGTGACCGCGGCCAACAAGTACGGCCTGCTACCCAACAGCTTCTTGAGCGTTTATGCCATGCAGATCGGCTCGGCCCTGCAGGCCGTCCTGCTCGCCCTGGCCATGGCAAGCAGGATCTACCAGGAACGCCAGGACAAGGTACTGGCCCGGGAAGCCGAACTCCGTGCCCTCGAAGCCCGCCGAAGCGTGGAACTGAGGCTGATGGATCAGGCCCTGCATCACCCCCTCACCGGCCTGCCGAACCGCAGCAGCTTCGAGATGATGCTCAATGACCTGATCATGCGGCATCCCGAAAAACGTTACGGCATTGCCGTGGTGCACCTGAATAACCTGTCTTCGGTCACCAAGACCCTTGGCCACCGCAATACCGACCGGATCCTGGAACTGGCGGCCCTGCACTACAACTCCGTGGCCCAGACCATACCGGGAGCTATGCCGGTCGAGCAGACCGATGAGCGCAACTACTTCCTGGCGTCCCTTGACCAGCAGTCCTTCGGTTTCATCGTCGATTCGACTCTGGCCGAGGCCGCGCCCCGGGCCGTGGTCACCGGTCTGGACAGCCTGCGTCAGTCTATCGATTACCTGGGCATGCAGGTTCCGCTGGACCCCCGTATGGGCGTGGCCATCTTCCCGGACCACGGTAGCGACGCCAACACCCTGATCCGCCGTGCCATCATCGCCGAGGGCTCCGAGCGGGCCCGGGATCGGGGCATGGCCTACTACAAGCCGTCGCGGGATGCCTACAGCGCGGATCGGCTGACCATGGTTTCGGAACTGCGCAAGGCCCTGGACGACCAACAGCTGGCGCTCTACCTGCAACCCAAGCAGTCCCTGACCACAGGCCAGGTGGTGGGAATGGAGGCATTGATACGGTGGCCGGGGCGCCAGAAGACGGTAAGCCCGGACGAAATCGTCCTGCTGGCGGAGCAGACCGGGCTGATCAAGCCGCTGACCCGCTGGGTGCTGGAAGAGTCACTGCGCCTTCGCACGCAGTTGCTGGAGCAGGGCTGGGATCTGGAGCTGTCCGCCAACATCTCGCCCAACAACCTGAGGGAAGCGGATTTTTCCCTTTATGTGCAGCGCCTGATGAATCAGTACGATGGCCACCGGGGCGCGGTCACCTTCGAGGTCACGGAAACCTCAATGATGCTGGACCCGGCCAACTCGCTGGAGGCCCTCAATGCCCTGAACGCGGCCGGAATCCGGGTTTCCATTGATGACTTCGGCTCGGGTTACTCCTCGCTGTCGTACATCAAGCAACTGCCCGCCAGCGAGATCAAGATCGACCGGTCGCTGGTCACCGACCTGCCCAGCCAGGCCGAAGACCGGGTCATCGTCCAGACCACCATCGACATGTGCCACAACCTGGGCTACCAGGTCGTGGCGGAAGGCGTGGAGGATCAGGCGACCGCGGATCTGCTGAGAGACATGGGCTGCGACATGATCCAGGGCTACCTGGTGACACCGCCGCTGCCGGTGGACAAGTTCCTGGACTGGCTCAACGCCAATGGCCGCCAGCCCTCTCGCAAACTGGGCTAG
- the tesB gene encoding acyl-CoA thioesterase II, giving the protein MLEVTKKLVELLDLSPIGDDHFQGDSEDLGFPNVFGGQVLGQALMAASRTVEGRLCHSLHAYFLRPGNHSMPIDYEVQRVRDGGSFSVRRVIARQDGKEILTGSMSFQGEEPGFEHQFDMPDAPEPESLKSEQELGRILAPQVPERFRETLTRDRPIEIRPVDPVNPLQPEKRPPHRQSWLRAQGPLPEDPVLHRCLLTYASDFHFLATSMQPHGLTFTSKNMQVASLDHAIWFHRDFRMDEWLLYDKDSPSTSGGRGFNRGNFYNRDGVLVASTTQEALIRKRS; this is encoded by the coding sequence ATGCTAGAAGTCACAAAGAAGCTGGTGGAGCTGCTGGACCTTTCGCCCATCGGCGACGATCACTTCCAGGGCGACAGTGAGGACCTGGGGTTTCCCAACGTGTTCGGTGGCCAGGTTCTCGGCCAGGCGCTGATGGCGGCCAGCCGCACCGTTGAGGGTCGTCTGTGCCACTCTCTGCATGCCTATTTCCTGCGGCCGGGCAATCACAGCATGCCCATCGACTACGAGGTGCAGAGGGTCCGGGACGGCGGCAGCTTCTCCGTACGCCGGGTGATTGCCCGTCAGGATGGCAAGGAAATCCTGACCGGCTCCATGTCCTTCCAGGGTGAGGAGCCGGGCTTCGAGCACCAGTTCGATATGCCCGATGCGCCCGAGCCGGAAAGTCTCAAGTCCGAGCAGGAGCTTGGCCGGATCCTGGCTCCGCAGGTGCCCGAGCGCTTCCGGGAGACCCTGACCCGGGATCGACCCATCGAGATCCGCCCGGTGGATCCGGTCAATCCGTTGCAGCCGGAGAAGCGTCCGCCCCACAGGCAGAGCTGGTTGCGGGCCCAGGGGCCGCTGCCCGAGGATCCGGTACTGCACCGGTGCCTGCTGACCTATGCTTCTGACTTCCATTTCCTGGCCACGTCCATGCAGCCCCATGGCCTGACCTTCACCAGTAAGAACATGCAGGTGGCCAGCCTGGATCACGCCATCTGGTTCCACCGGGATTTCCGCATGGACGAGTGGCTGCTCTATGACAAAGACAGCCCCAGCACCTCCGGTGGTCGGGGCTTCAACCGGGGCAACTTCTATAATCGGGATGGCGTGCTGGTGGCATCCACCACCCAGGAAGCGCTGATCCGAAAGCGTTCCTGA
- a CDS encoding FAD-dependent oxidoreductase has protein sequence MSEQAPIVIVGTGLSGYSLVREFRKQDKDAAVVMVTADDGVSYSKPMLSTGFTKGKDADGLAQASTEAMAEQLGVQLRTFTTVTGIDPEAHELILGDERLKYSKLVLAWGADVIRLTIAGDGQEHVFSINDLMDYRAFRGALADGQRVAIMGAGLIGCEFANDLRNGDYEVDVIAPSEVVMPGLLPEPAANAVQQELENLGVRFHLGTVVERIDRHNGGVRLTLANGESLEADVVLSAVGLYPRTGLAESAGLDVGKGIKVNRALETSAPDIYALGDCAEVDGHVLLYVLPLMACARALAKTLTGERTEVSYGTMPVMIKTPCCPTAVCPPPPGADGQWDVETEGTSVRALFRNDAGEVLGFAVTGRFAVEKQALAKEVPPIHD, from the coding sequence ATGTCTGAACAGGCCCCCATCGTTATTGTCGGGACCGGTTTGTCCGGCTACTCCCTGGTCCGGGAGTTCCGCAAACAGGACAAGGATGCCGCGGTGGTCATGGTTACCGCTGATGACGGCGTCAGCTATTCCAAGCCCATGTTGTCCACCGGGTTCACCAAGGGTAAGGACGCCGATGGTCTGGCCCAGGCATCCACCGAGGCCATGGCGGAGCAGCTCGGTGTCCAGCTCCGGACTTTCACCACGGTGACCGGTATTGATCCCGAGGCTCACGAACTGATCCTCGGCGATGAACGACTGAAGTACAGCAAGCTGGTGCTGGCCTGGGGTGCGGATGTGATTCGCCTGACCATTGCCGGTGATGGCCAGGAACATGTGTTCTCCATCAATGACCTGATGGACTATCGGGCCTTCCGCGGCGCGCTGGCGGATGGCCAGCGGGTGGCAATCATGGGTGCCGGTCTGATCGGCTGCGAGTTCGCCAACGATCTGCGCAATGGCGACTATGAGGTGGACGTTATCGCGCCCTCGGAAGTGGTGATGCCGGGCCTGTTGCCGGAGCCAGCTGCCAATGCGGTGCAACAGGAACTGGAAAACCTGGGCGTCCGGTTCCACCTGGGAACGGTGGTTGAGCGGATTGATCGCCACAACGGCGGCGTCCGGCTGACCCTGGCCAATGGCGAGAGTCTCGAGGCGGACGTAGTCCTTTCTGCTGTGGGTCTGTATCCACGCACGGGCCTGGCCGAGAGCGCCGGCCTGGATGTCGGCAAGGGCATCAAGGTGAACCGTGCTCTGGAAACTTCCGCCCCGGATATCTATGCCCTGGGGGATTGTGCCGAAGTGGATGGCCACGTGCTGTTGTATGTGTTGCCACTGATGGCCTGTGCCCGGGCGCTGGCGAAGACCCTCACCGGCGAACGCACCGAGGTGAGTTATGGCACCATGCCGGTGATGATCAAGACCCCGTGTTGCCCGACGGCCGTGTGCCCGCCCCCGCCCGGGGCCGACGGCCAGTGGGACGTGGAAACCGAGGGGACCAGTGTGCGTGCGCTGTTCCGTAATGATGCGGGGGAAGTGCTGGGATTCGCGGTAACGGGTCGCTTCGCCGTGGAGAAACAGGCCCTTGCCAAGGAAGTGCCACCCATCCACGACTGA
- a CDS encoding rubredoxin, with translation MKKWQCVVCGLIYDEAEGWPEDGIEPGTKWEDVPEDWVCPDCGVGKEDFEMIEIG, from the coding sequence ATGAAAAAGTGGCAGTGCGTGGTCTGTGGACTTATCTATGACGAAGCCGAGGGCTGGCCGGAAGACGGTATCGAGCCGGGCACCAAGTGGGAAGATGTCCCCGAGGACTGGGTGTGCCCGGATTGTGGTGTGGGCAAGGAAGACTTCGAGATGATCGAGATCGGTTAA
- a CDS encoding hypoxanthine-guanine phosphoribosyltransferase encodes MTDTVAEMNQVMAEADCLVDEQQVQAAIGNLADDITARLKDSNPLLFCVMNGGLILTGQLLTRLTFPVQAEYLHATRYRQETTGGILEWKLQPEADMNGRTVLIVDDILDEGTTLCAIADYCLAHGASEVLTAVLVDKQHDRKARPGLKADFTGLEVEDRFLFGYGMDYKGYWRNAPGIYAVKGL; translated from the coding sequence ATGACCGATACCGTCGCCGAAATGAACCAGGTCATGGCCGAGGCCGACTGCCTGGTTGACGAACAGCAGGTACAGGCTGCCATCGGCAATCTGGCTGACGACATTACCGCCCGTCTCAAGGACAGCAATCCGCTGTTGTTCTGTGTAATGAACGGGGGCCTGATCCTCACCGGCCAGCTGCTGACCCGGCTTACCTTCCCGGTCCAGGCCGAATATCTCCACGCTACCCGATACCGCCAGGAAACCACCGGGGGCATCCTGGAATGGAAGCTCCAGCCCGAGGCCGACATGAATGGCCGTACCGTACTGATCGTCGATGACATTCTCGACGAAGGCACCACCCTGTGCGCGATTGCGGACTACTGTCTCGCCCATGGCGCATCCGAGGTCCTGACTGCGGTACTGGTAGACAAGCAGCATGACCGCAAGGCCCGCCCCGGCCTGAAGGCAGACTTCACCGGCCTGGAAGTGGAAGACCGCTTCCTGTTCGGTTACGGCATGGATTACAAAGGCTATTGGCGCAACGCCCCCGGGATCTATGCCGTCAAGGGACTCTGA